In the genome of Lactuca sativa cultivar Salinas chromosome 3, Lsat_Salinas_v11, whole genome shotgun sequence, the window GTAAGGATTTATCTGAAAATAGCACTAGAAAACTTAACAAACAATCTTATGATTCACACAATTAAGCAATAAGCAGCAACAATGTCTGGTTTTTAAAACTACATATTGGCAAATGGTAAAAGCTAAGAGCTATCTCTTCTTTTTTCCACCCTTTCCAGATTTAGAAGGCACAGCATTTGATGTAGATGCAGGCTCTTGTTTCTTCAGTCTACCAGGGTGTCTAGGAACCAATTCAGCAACACGAATCATCAGCTGTTTTTCTGCAATATTTTTTCCACAATTAATAATATAAACCTGAAACTACTTCATTCTTAGATCATAGTCTTGTTATGTGATCATATTCATTTCATAGCATATAAGGGAAAGACATTGAAGGAAATTAGAAATGCTTACTGGATGCAACAAGTGGATTGTGCAAACTCCCATCTGGTCTCTTCAGCAAAAACCTCACCCTCCCTACTTGCATGAAATCCCTTGGATATGCCTTATCAATCTTCAAAACAATTACAATACTTCAGAAAATTTTGAATCTAGGCATAGTTTAAAATCAAATTTGCTTGTGAGAATCATCTATGGTTCTTTTGTAGGAATGTAGGGAGACCGAATAAGAAAAACCTCAATAGCGAAAGGAATTTTGAGGTGACCACAGCAATCGCCGATTTCGAGAGACGTAGGGTTTTCGCATGCTTTTGCTGCGGAGATTCTTCTACCTTCAGCAATAGTCTTCTTTGAATTTATGTAAACAGGGTACAATATATTCCAAGTCTTGAAATTAGGTGTACCTCCATCCATCATTCCTGTTAAAACACAATTCGAGATCGATCCAGAAAGAAAGGGTGAGAAAGAACGGAAACACCAACAATCACTTAAATAAATTGCCTGATTGGTACGAATTAATATATGAGGCCAAGGTGATGAGCTAAAATTTACCTATTGTCGTTGGAAGATTACAGCGTTGAATGTTGATGGAGGTGGTGATTTTGGTTAATTCGCCGGCGAGAAGATCAAGAATTGACCGGGATCTGCAAAAGGAAGACTCGCAGTAGTCGTGGACTGGGGGTCTCTTGAAGGAATAAAAAGTAATAACTGTCCGAATCCAACATCTAAGTTTTAAAAGCCCAAATTCTTATTGGGCTCTATGATAGATATGTtttaaatacaaatttatataaatacaaaattacaaaaatgcagttgaaaaaaatatatgattttaattcAAAAGTTTTGGTCGTGAATTAATGGTTCAATACCTTCTACAATTTTGGTTTTCATaggtgattttttttatttttttttgcataCACCACttgaagttttatatatatatatatatatatatatatatatatatatatatatatatatatatatatatatatatatatatatatatatataaaattttttattagttattttcttaatattttaattaaaaaaatacaaaaaagaaaaatcTCACCCACCCCACCCTCCCCTCTTAAGTCAGACCCACCCACCTTCTACTAAATCTCACACTCCTTATGTTGACTCCATCTCTCTCTCCAATTGCTGCTTAGCTACCCTACCGTCGTTGGACCACCATCGACCAGACCACTACCGTCTGTCGAACACCACTACTTGTCGGACCACCATCTTCGTCATCAGATCTAACatggaaaagaagaaaaaaatagaATTAGTCATGGTAGAAAACTCATTGTCGCCATCAGCTACACAAGCCACCTTTCAGCCATCACTACCACCTTATCTACCCCAATCCCCGGCGAGCCGCCAACACTTGTGTATCGCCTAGATTCGTCGCCCTTCACATTTTCCGACACACTAGCGTCGTCGTCGAGCACTCTAAAGTTGTTGATCTACAATATCGATCATTAACACCACATATTTGCATAATCGATCAACGAACTCCGCCAGAAACCTTCATACATCACCGATATGCGCTCTAACTCCATCAATCTTCAACATCGGACGATTGATCCATAGATTTGCATTAACAAATGTTGGCTCCATCATCGCCATCGATCTGTTCTATCACTGCCTTGTATTCGTCATCGTTTGTCCCTACCAGACTTCTATCGTCGCATCCACACCCACAAACATATATACACTTTTTTTTCTTAGATTTCTAGTATGAATTTCGGTTTGgattttttcgattttattccCCGTTTGAATGCATTTATGGGTTTGAAAGGTGTTTTTTCTGAGGACAAAGGTGGTGATGCTTTACTCCTGTAGCAAAGGCGGTGGTTTTTTTGATTGGTTTAAAAGGATAGGTGGTTCCCGACGTTAATAGTTTAGTTAAGGGCGTGTGTGTGtgggagagagagagggggggggggggggggacaatGATGCATGTGGTCGATGGGTTggcttttaatttttaaataatttaagtaTTATAACAATTACAATAAGtaggaaaaaataaattaaaagggcATAAAAGTCACTAAATTCACTAGAAAGATCTAAAATTTGATCATTTATGCACCATTAAACATTTTTTTGACTAAAACTATAGATTTTTGTAAGACTGACAAATATGTACCACGgaaaaccaacatatatatatatatatatatatatatatatatatatatatatatatatatatatatatatataattttagtatGTTTGGTGCTTATGATTTACGAGCATTTTATTAGCATTTTCCAAATTAGTATAATTTAACGTTTTAAACTTATATTGGTGTGTCCAATTTTCCTCCACCGTTTAACTTATAAAACTCGTGAtagaaattaataaaaccattttggaTTGAATTTTCAATCTCAACCATTATAAAATTGTTATTCACAAAACCCTTAGTGGCCTGGTTAAGTTTATTGACGGGGATAATGACATGAGCAGGCATATTGTTGGCATTCCAAAGCCGCCACCCAATGGACCGGAAGCCGACAACGATGGGTTGGTGTTGGACGCTCAACTACTTGATCGTGTTTTTAAACTACCTATCACACTGTTAAAGCATCCCTCATAATTGTCGTATGGCTTTCTCTCAGGCTTTGAAATAATCCTTTCCAAGATGGTTCCTCATCCCGGTTCGTTGAAGCGTGGGTTGCTTTGTTAATTCTTCCTAGGTGTACTCTTCAGGTGTTCAGGCCCAAGAATAGGCAAGAAAGTAGATCTGGAAACGTGAAGTCTTTGCAACATCGTAATATCTTGAGCGTATTAGCTACTTGGGGACTAAAGACGGTATCGACAAGCTAGTTAAAAACTTAGTTGGCAATGCAAGACTGGAGCAACATGGCAAAAAAATAGTACATTCTGGAGAAAAGAACACTAGACAACACCAATGTTAGACAATGTCTTCGTAAGGTTGTTGAAGAACATTTTACAACAGCGGCGAAAGTTTTATGTTCCTCGGGGGTTGCTCAATTTGGGGGTGATACCATGAAGGCATTAGAGGATAAGCATCCATATAAGCCTCCACCTTCCATGCTGAGCACCATATTTTCAGAACCTCCCCTTGTAATGGATGTTGACATTGTCCTCGGGGGCATTAAATCTTTCCGTAAAGGTACCTAGTGTGGGAGAAGGTTCAGTTATAGCCAAAGATCTCCTATGTGTTATTACATATGTGGTTAAATATGGCTAGGGGAAGGTGCCCTTCGAGTTTAGCAGAATTTGTTGCCTCTACTCCTCTCATACCACTCTTAAAACTTGACAAGGGAATACGATCTATTGCGGTAGGCACTATATGAAGTCGTTTGCTTTCCAAGTTGGCTATGAAAGGTGTTGATAAAGAAGTGGCCAAGTATCTCAATGATTTTCAGTTCGGGGTCGGGGTgtctgtaacatccaaaaatctaggtaattttcctttatttttttaatattaagtTTTTGGCAAAGGGCCCTCCCCTCGTATGATGGGCATACATGCATGTATGCTTAGCTTATAAGCGTATGAGGGCGCGCATCATTGAGCATCAGAGCCTCGTACGCAGGGCATACGAGgaggtacgcggggtgtacgtgaCCTGGATTAGAAACCCAAATTTTTTGGTCGTGTgtcctatttaaaccctcttatgacCTTTGGACCTCACTTCTATCAGCTTCCATTGCCTCTCAACGTCCCAAGAAACCCTAATTATCATTAGAAGTGAGTTTAAGCTCGGAGTGTCAAAAGGAAGCCATTTTTTTTGGTGTGTTTGCAAGGAGAAGAGTTTGTGGTGCAATCCTTGGGCGTGGTTGTTAGGGTCAGGATCCTCACAATTTGTAGGATCCTTAAGTATTCAGGATCCTCAGCTACCTCAGGATCCCGACTATTaccattattatttttattaatgtttATAACGGTTATATTTTGTTCATAACTAACACGTATGCATAAGTAGTCAAGGGAAGACCAATTATCAATGAAGAATCAGTCCAACCAGGCTTAAGACCCGGAAATATCAAGTCAAACCACGTTTTAAATACCAGTTCAGTAGGATCCTGGAAATATCGGACATTTAGTTACTTAATCTAGACTATAAATACACACGTAAAACTTACATAACGGGGACAATTCTATGACACCTTACTCATTTAGATTCACTTTATCATTTGTAACCGTATTATCAAGCTCATATCTGTAATTTTTGTTCAAATCAATAAGATCATataaggcaggtgatcattatcacctcccaaggttttatgttgGAGATCCTACCAAGGATCAatggctttccttgtaaacaacTTGTGTAATTTTGTTCTAATTTTGTCAATCACTTCACCTACAACACCACATCCTCTCATGCAATTTGGTTAACATCCACTTtgtcgatttttgaccaaaacagtgGTAAAGCTTCTAAATCCAGCATCTTCATCATCTTAAGaagcttctagaggtataaagttcatatcttgcTCATCTATTGTTTATATCTCATCTTGAGATTGTTTTGgtcttttggtcccttttggaaGGTCTTGATGAGTCAAGACCATTTGAGACGCCCAACCTTGTAGATCTAGATGTTTAGTGGCCTCTTTcagcttaaaggtgcaaactttttggtgtttgtgacctcCATGCAAgcattaagtcatttattaagctcttttCGGCTTTTGGGCTTCATTAAGTCAtgcgtgcacgtaaagttggcaactttacgtgattaacCACTTCAAGGAGGTCAGATTTGGGTATTGGAGCAAGTGTCTTAACCAAATAAAATCTAAAATCCAAAGTTGGCAGCCTACGGAGTACGCTGGGGGTACAAGCTCATACGCACAATGTACATGCCCTTAAGCGTGTATGCTTAGCATACAAGCTGAGGACGCCAGCGTACTCAGCAGTGGGTTGTGGTAATTGGGCTTTCAGTGGTGTGCTTCGTTTTTGGACCCTAGGAGTTTAGGGTTGTATTGTGGGCCTTATCCTGGTTAGGTTAGGTGGATCCCGTCTCTTTTGTGGGCTTCTAGTGTCATGggttgggccttttgggccttaGGCCATTATTGTAAATGGATCGAATATGGTTGAGCCCATTGAAAGGAAAATGCTTTTGGGACTTATTTGAAGAGTCTGGACTTAGGTATTTTGGGCCTTGGTTGGGTTtgtatcataattttaattagGGTATTCTGTATACTTATACAGTGTGAGATTTTTGGAGATTGGTAGCTGAGCAGTTATTATTTTCAGTAGACTGAGGTGAGTCTGTGCCCGgtactatgggtcgaaggcatcaagcCTGACCCATTATCTGTTTATGCAATATGTTAGTTGTTGTGTGTTACATGTTGTGATTGGGTTGAAACACACCCCAGGGCGGGGCCCATTGTGAcatgtttgggttgaaatatacccgaGGGTGGGGGCACATACTTGTGTTGGGTTGGAATGAACCCCGGGACAGGGCCCATTAGTATGACTAATATGtgttattttgggaaaactcactaagcgttagcttatagtttatattatgatttcaggtactttcgaTTCTATGGGGAAGGACCCGACTTGATAGCGCCGCATTCACTGTCCACTATTTTTGGCATTTCCTGTTGTTAACACTCTGATGAATTTTTATGATTATGTATTGGATTTTGGTATTGAACTTGTGATTATAAccttaaattaaaatgaaaaaatttctcTAGTTTTTGGGCTATTATGGTGTCGGGTGGCGATGAGGCCATATTGCATAACGCCAATCAGGTGTTGAATGAGCGTGACGATGACATGTCTCTTTCCATGCTTACAATAGACTTCTCCAATGTCTTTAACCTTGTCGACAGATGTGCATTACTTCATGAGGTCAGATTGAGGTGTCCTTCTATATCCTTGAGGGTAAAATTCTTATATGGTCAAGCAACAAGGTTGTATCTAGGAGACACACATATTTGGTCCACTATTGGGGTTCAACAAGGAGACCCCTTGGGACCACTTCTCTTTGCCCTTGTATTGCACCCACTCTTGCATAATATTAGAGACAATTAAAGGCTTCTTCTCCATGCATGGTACCTTGATGATGTCATACTTATTGGAGATTCGGAGGAGGTAGCCAAAGCGTTGGACATCATTAAGGTGAATGGCCCAAAATTGGGCCTTCAGctgaatattaaaaaaaactattattttttaGCCCTCGTGTGATGGTAGGAAGCTACGTGAGGGGCTATTCTCGGTTGGCATCAGGAGACCGCCTTTGGGGGTGAAACTTCTTAGGGGAGCTGTTAGTAGAGATGCTAGTTTCATTAGCAACTTAGCCATAAAGAGAGCTAAGAGCTGAAAACGCTATGAATTTGACACGTCTTCTTCCACAATTTTCTGACCCCCAGAGTGAGCTCCTTCTACTTCGGTCTTATATGGGTATTGCTAAGCTTTTCTTTGGGTCGAGGACGTGCCAACCCGTTCACATAGAGGAGGCGGTATTATTCTTTGACAGTGGGTTGTGTGGGGCGATTAaggacattgtggtttgtggTGGCCCTTTCATTGGCGACATACAGTGGCGAATTTCTTCCCTACCCATTAGGTTTGGTGATTTAGGTTTATAGTCGGTAGTAGAGGCTACCTCATATGATTTTGTTACCTCAAGGGCCAAATCTTGGGCATTGTAAGACCACATCTAACGAGATAATGGCATATATGGTATGGATTCTGATAATGATTGTGTCTTGGCTTCTCTTCATAACAAGCTTCCAGATATTGAACTTAACAATTTTACTACTAAAGATACCCCCCTAAATCCCAGAATACATTAGCGAGTGCCCTAAATTATCCAAGATATAAAAGTGCATCTTGACATGACATATCGGCAGAAA includes:
- the LOC111893779 gene encoding signal recognition particle 19 kDa protein; translation: MMDGGTPNFKTWNILYPVYINSKKTIAEGRRISAAKACENPTSLEIGDCCGHLKIPFAIEIDKAYPRDFMQVGRVRFLLKRPDGSLHNPLVASKKQLMIRVAELVPRHPGRLKKQEPASTSNAVPSKSGKGGKKKR